The sequence below is a genomic window from Candidatus Bathyarchaeota archaeon.
GACCTTCTTCGGCAATCCTACCTGCTACTCTGGTACTCCAACTATGTTCGACGGCCATGTACCACAAGAATTTGCTTCTTGGACCTCAGGTATTACGCCTGGAACGTATACGATAACTACTCACGTTTTCGGATATGTCCAGACGCAGACTGTACAAGTAGTCGTGCCTGAGACCGAGCATCCTGGTGGTACGATAGAGGTCGAGATGGACATAATGAAAGGCGGTACCGTGAGAGCACAAGTACACTTCCACGACTTTGACTTACCATCACCTACAGTTGGACCTGGTGATAGCAAGGGTAACTTGTTCTTGCAAGCAGAGGCATTCGACTCTGAAGGCAACATAAGAGCCTTCAACCATACCGCTCCAGGCGCTATTGCAAATGATCAGACCAACGTAAACCTTACGTTGGTTGGATTACCTGCATGGCACTCTGGTTGGGCCGGTGGTCCATACGGAATGCCTGAGGATACGTATACCTTCAAGTTCTTCCTTGACGGTTTCGTGCAGACAGAGTTCCCAGCCCATACTATATCGCTTTGTAGCAACAGCAGCTTCAGCTTCAACCTTGTCAAAGGTGGACAGATACAAGTAACTATCTGTGCACGAGACTGTCAGGATCCAGCACAGCCAAGAGACTGGCTGTATGGAGATGTTGACGGTCAAGGTAACGGAGCTAAAGTTATTATCTGGTGTTGTGACAAGACAGGTGAGCCATTGATCAAGTTCTGGCCAGCTGCTCAGGTAGATGGAACAGACTGCATCGATGTCGGCCTGACTGGATATGGTATCCTGCAAAGTGACTACTGGAGATGGCCAATTCTCCATGGTGGTGGACTTGATGCAGGCGACTACATGATAAGGGCATTCACTGTAGGTTATGTACAGTGGATCAACCCTGTTGTCCATGTGGAGAGAGGAACTCACTCAACAGCTGACACTGTCATCTATCTGCAAGAAGGTGGCAGGATCAAATTCAACGTTGACTTCAAGTTCGAGATGATTCCTGTAGGTCTTATACAAGACCACAACAGCTACTACTTCAGAACCCGTGTCTTCGATGTCGATGGTAACCTGGCTGCGGCTAACATAACGTCTGTCCCAGCCAAGTATCCAGGACCTGACGGAGTCTGGTACACAGCTGACGACTTACCTGTTGCTGACTGGTCGTTCTGGGTTGTTGGTTTCAGTACATGGACCACACCTATGTTCAGATGGTCACCAGCGGACGGTGGTTGGCTTGATCCAGCATTCCCATGGTGGATGAGACACGGTTACTATGACCCAACTGATGTTACAGCAGAATTCCTAGACGTAGGTGTCATCTACGAGCCATATGGTTTGGCTCCAGGTACCTACTCGGTAACCATTGAGGAAGAGATGACTGGCGGTAGATACGTACAGCTTGAAGAGATAGAGGTTATTGTCACCTGTGCAGGCACTGTGGAGCGTACATTTGAGGTCGACCAGGCACCATTGCTTGGTGGTTCCGTCTATACAAGGAACTTTATGATGGACTTCAGAAATGCTTCATGGATACCCACAACCATTAGTGGCAGCCCAGATGTTGGAACGTATACGTATGACGGTGTATACTGGACATACTATCCGCTTCCAGGTTCGCAAATGATTACTGTTGGTCTACCTGGCGACTTAGGCTATGTAGGTCAAAGTTCTGAAATTGCGACAGTTTGGGGAGCTACTAACACTGGCAACAACTTCTGGTTAGAAGAATCAGGCATACCTATCCCAGAGTTCCCAGTAGCCATATTTGCCTTGATTTCGGCCTTAGGTGCGTCACTGTTCCTGATACGCTGGAGAAGAGAAACCATCGTGTCAGTAAGGTAGACCACAAGGTCGAATCGGCCAAAAAAACCCCCTCTTTTTTATTTCTTTTAAAACTTGTTTTATCGCATTCATAGAAACATTTAATTTGTTGCTTCAAATCTAGTTCTGACTATCTTCATTAATAGTGATCGAGATATGTCGAAGGAATATAGACACATAGTAAGGATAATGGGCAAAGATATTGATGGAACCAAATACATACTTAACGGATTGACAAATATTAAGGGAATCGGCAAAAGTCTGGCAAATGCTATCATCAGAACAGGTGAAATAAGACCCAATGCAAGAGTTGGCTATCTAACAGAATCCGAAGTTGAAAAATTGGAAAAAGTTATTGGGGAATTAGGCGGAAGCGGGGTACCCGCATTCATATTGAACCGCCAAAAAGATCTGGATTCTGGAAGGGATATGCACCTTGTTGGCCCGGACTTGGAACTTAAGATAAAGACTGATATAGATTTTATGAGAGAACTGAAAACATGGAAAGGGGTAAGGCACTCATTTGGACTCAAAGTACGAGGACAACGTACTAAGAGTACAGGAAGAAAAGGAAAGGCAGTGGGTGTCAAGAAGAAGACCCTGATTGCGAGTGCAAGAGCCAAATAGAGGAGTGAACTACTGATTGGGAGATCCAAAAAAACAAAGAAAGAAATATGTTTCGTCTAAGAATCCCTGGAGCAAGGACCAGATAGAGGTAGAGACAAAGCTATCTGGAGAGTATGGACTTCGAAATAGACGGGAACTTTGGCGATACAGAACAATGCTATCCAATATCAGAGGAATCGCTCGTTCACTGCTTGGGGAGACTGAGGAAGAGAGGTTAAGAATAGAGCCAGTCTTTTTGAAAAAATTGAGTAGGTTGGGAATACTTCCTGAGGAAGCAAAGATAGATGATATATTGGACCTAGACATTCGGGATCTGCTAGAAAGAAGGCTGCAGACGATCGTTTATAGATTGGGACTAGCGAAGACAATCTACCAGGCAAGGCAAATAATCACACATAGGCATATAGAGGTCTCTGGAAGGGCCGTATCCGTACCAGGATACATTGTGAGAAGATTGGATGAAGCTAACATAGGTTATTCTCCTAATAGTATGTTAAGCGATAAGACTCATCCATTACGAGAATTCGAAGCTTCCAGTGCGCCCAAAGAACCTCAACAGGAATAAAAGTTAGTTGATATTAGGGTTATCAACCCATCTTGCTTTATTGCTTGCTGGGGCACTATTACTCAATTGGTTCTTCAATTATATATCTAAACCACTTGGTAAAATTGTATCTTTCATAGGTTTGCCTTTTGGTGTATATTTTTTTGCACTTGCCATTTTTAAAGCATTAGAACCTTCACGAGATAATTTGGCAATAATATTACTCGCTTTAGCAGGCATAACATTATTTGCCAAGCCATTGAAAAATATAAAGTGGGCGGCACCACTTGCGACTTTACTCGGTATATTATTGACGTATTTTATGAGTGAAATTTTTCTAAATGTTCCGTTGATATTACTTTTCTTAGCCTTTTCGATATTAACTCTGATTATTTACTTGGTTTTTAAATTCGCGGAGGATTTTCTTCAGGCGATGGGAGCTCTCTTGAATTTCCCCCCAATCTCCTTGGCGTTAGGTATTATATGCATAATAAAAGCAATCTCTCTTATGATTCACTGAAACCGGTAAATTATTTGGCGACCTATAAAGATATAAGAAACGTACATATTTGATTATACGCTAAACGTGCCAGAGAGGGTTATCATCCGATAAATCAGATTAAATAATCTGGAAAAATATTGTGAATAAGAATTAATAAAAATGGGGTATAGCATCGAAAATGAAGATATCTATCCTAGAACAGGATTCAGACTCAATGAGCTTTATTCTAAGTGATGTCTCTATCTCTTTTGCTAATGCCATCAGACGAATAATGATGGCTGAAGTTCCAACAATGGCAATAGAAGACGTGATGATCTTTGAAAATACATCTGTCATGTTCGATGAGGTCTTATCCCATCGTCTTGGTCTTATCCCCTTAAAAACGGATTTGAAGTCTTATTCAACACCTGAAGAGTGTGATTGCGAAAGCGAACTGGGTTGCAATAAATGTAGGGCATCTTTTACACTTGATGTAGATGCCGGTGAGGAGCCTAGAGTAGTTTATTCTGGAGACCTCAAACCAGATGATCCAGATATAAAACCCGTTAGTGAAAAAATACTGATAGTTAAATTGGCTCCAGGACAAAAGTTAAAGTTCGAAGCATACGCAAAACTCGGAAGAGGATTAGATCATGCCAAATATCAACCAGTATCCGCATCTACATATAGATTTAACCCAATAGTTAAAGTGGACTTGAAGAAATGTGATGGTTGTGGTGAATGCGTAAAATTTTGCCCAAAGAATGTTTTTGCTATTGAGAATTCCAGACTTGTAGTAAAGAATGAAATTAACTGCATTCTATGTAATGAATGTATTAGACACTGCCCAATAGAACCTTCACCAATCAAGATTTCATGGGACGATAAGTCCTTCATCTTTTATGTAGAGTCAACTGGATCCCTGTCAGCAAAGGAAATAATAAATGAAGCTGTAAATATTCTACAAAAGAAAGCTGAACTTGTTATTGAGCATGCCAAAAAAATGAAATGAGAGAATAGTGATAGGATATGAAAGCGAGAACCACCAATCCAGAATCTCAAAATTTGATCAAATTCTTAAATAAGCAAGCCAAAGTGAACAAAGTGAAAATCTGGAAATCCTTAGCTGATTATTTATCTAAATCTAAGCGCTCAAATATTGTGGTAAATATTGGGAAATTAGTTAGATTTTCTTCAGATGGGGATACTGTTGCTGTTCCTGGTAAAGTATTGGGTTCCGGCTTACTAACTCATAAATTATCTGTTGCAGCTTTTAACTTCACTCCTGTGGCTCAGACCAAAATTGAAGCCGCTGGAGGAAAATGCATCGACTTTTATGAACTGGTTAATAAAAATCCAAAAGGTTCTAATATTAAAATTATGAGGTGATTTTTTGTCAGAAGATCCAATAATTATTGATGCCACTGACTCTATTCTCGGTAGATTGGCTAGTTATGCTGCTAAACGAGCTTTAGAGGGGTATCGCATAATAATATTAAACGCAGAGAAGGCGATCATCTCAGGTAATAAAAGGAATATAATCCAGGAAGCGAAGAAAAAATTGGGTACAAGGACATTAGGCTCACAAAAGAAGGCACCAATTCACCCTCGTAGACCGGATCTCTATGTAAGAAGAGTAATTAGGGGTATGTTACCAAGGAAGAAAACAAAAGGAAAGGAAGCTTTTTCAAGAATAACGGTTTTCATTAATGTTCCTGAGAAATACGCTAATGAAAATATCATAAAAGTTCCAAAGGCGGATGCATCTAGAATTCAACATAAGTATATTACTGTTGGGGATTTATCAAAAGAAATTGGAGGGTCATGACCTTTTGAGCGAGAGGAAGAAATCAATTATTGTAACAGGTAAACGAAAAACCGCTATAGCCAAAGCAGTATTGAAACCTGGATCAGGGAATGTTACAGTTAACGGATTCCCAATCGATATCATAAATCCAGAGATCGCAAAAGAAAAGATGATGGAACCTATTTTATTGGCTGGAGACAAAGCGAAATCGATTGACATGAGAGTAAACGTGCGTGGTGGGGGTTTTATGGGGCAAGCTGAAGCTGTAAGGATGGCACTGGCTCGTGGACTAGTTAAATGGAATCGAAGCACACAATTAAAGCGTATATTCACTCAATACGATAGGACGATGATAGCTGGGGATCCTAGACAGACTGAGCCTAAGAAGTTTGGTGGGCCGGGGCCAAGGAGAAAAAGGCAAAAATCTTACAGATAGATTATCCAAATTTTGGTGAATTTAAGATTGATGATACCTGTTCGATGTTTTACTTGCGGCAAAGTCATCGGAGATAAATGGGAAGACTTTAAGAAAAAGATAGCAGAAGGAGAAGAAGTCGGAAAGATTCTTGATGAGCTTAAGATTAAAAGATATTGCTGCAGAAGGACTTTCATTTCTCACATTGAAGTTCTAGAGGAATTATTGAAATATTCCAAACTCCCAGAAGATGAGGATAGCAATTCATTTTGAGGCGTCATGTTGAATCCTGAGCTGACTATAGAGAATTTTCAAGCAAGAAAGGTTTTTGATAGTAGGGGTAGCGAGACCATAGAGGTAGGGATATTTACTAAAAAGGGCTTCGGTAGATTTTCAGCACCCTCTGGTGCAAGCACCGGTAGATGGGAGGTTCAGTCATATTCTAAAGAAGGAATTAACGCATCTTTTAAAATACTTAACGGTGAATTGAAGTCTAAGCTCATCGGGATGAGTACGGAAGACCAAAAAGGAATAGATGATATCTTACACGAAATTGATGGAACAGAAAATTTCGGTAGAATTGGTGGTAACGTTGCTCTGGCAATTTCTGTATCATCAGCTTTAGCTGCTGCTTCATCAAAAAATATTCCCTTATTCCAGCAATTATCTAGCATTCATAGAACCGCATTACCTCATCCATTAGGAAATGTTATAGGCGGTGGATTACATGCAAAGGGCGATAAAACTGACATACAAGAATTTTTGGTATTACCTTTAAGGGCAAAAACGATTACAGAAGCTGCTCTAGCAAATATTGGAATACACCGAGAATTGACTAACCTATTAGAAAAAGAACAAGTTAGGATTGGGGGAAAAGGTGATGAGGGAGCTTGGATAGCCGGATTGGAAACAACGAAGGCGCTAGAAGTCATAGATAATGCTTGTAAAAAAGTTGAGGAAAATTCAGATGTTAAGATGGGGATTGGGATGGATGTTGCTGCTTCCACCTTGTGGAATAAGGAAAATAATCATTACGATTATAAAAAAGATGGAAGGAAACTTGATACCGGGGAGCAAATAGAATTTATTCTATCTTTAATTGAAGAATTCAATCTTGTTTATGTTGAAGATCCTTTGCATGAAGATGATTTTGAATCATTTGGTGAATTGACCAAAAAAGCGAACAAAGCTTTGATCTGTGGGGATGATTTATTTGCAACCAATATTCAAAGACTTGAATTAGGATTAAAACATAATGCAGGAAATGCAATTATAATTAAGCCTAATCAAGTCGGCACATTAAGCGATACATTCAAAACAGCTAAAGAAGCTGAATCCCATGGATACGTAACTATAACTTCACACAGATCAGGGGAAACTTGTGAACCAATAATCTCACACTTAGCCGTAGCATTGAATTCACCAATCATCAAATGTGGAGTATTAGGTGGAGAAAGAGTATCAAAGGTAAATGAACTGATCAGAATAGAAGAAATTCTTGGAGAAAAAGCTAAACTAGCTGATATTAAGTTATAGGTGGAAAATTTTAATGAGTGAAGAAAATGGAGAAACGCTAAGGACTGACAATCTTCTTTTACCACTAGAAGAATTGTTGGCCTCAGGCCTACATATAGGAACAAGAATAAAGACAGGAGATATGGAAGAATACATCTATCGCGTGAGGCCAGATGGATTATTTATACTTAATGTAGGAAAAGCTAATGAGAGAATAGCTCTTGCAGCCAAATTCATAAGCAGGTTTGATCCATCTGGAGTAATAGTTATATCCTCAAGACTTTACGGGCGCACCCCAGTTAAGAAATTCTGTGAAATGACTCGGACGATTCCAGTAGTCGGACGATTCCTTCCGGGTCTTATATCGAACCCATTGCAGCCCAAACATATTGAACCACAACTAGTAGTTGTAACCGATCCAAGAGCAGACCGTCAAGCTATGAAAGAAGCTTCTTTGGCAGGTGTTCCGGTCTTAGCTCTATGCGATACTGACAATTCATTTAGCTATATAGATCTGGCAATTCCTGTAAATAATAAAGGCAGAAGAGCCCTTGCAATGACCTATTGGTTATTGGCTAGACAAATTCTCAGAGAAAGAAAGGAAATAGATATGGAAGGTAATATACAACTATCAATTGATGACTTTGAAACTAAACTTACCACCACATCTCCAAAAATAGGCAGTGAGATTTGAAAGTACGAAATCCCTCTCAAGCAGGAGCTTTTTATCCAGGGACTGAATCATCCCTAATAGCTGAAATAGAAAGATGCTTTTTACATGAATTTGGACCTGGAAAGATACCGAAAACATCGAGCAATCCGATACGTTCGATTAAAGCATTAATTGTTCCTCATGCAGGGTATATTTATTCTGGGGCCGTTGCGGCTCACTCTTATTATGCTTTGGCCTCAGAAGGCACTCCAGATTGTATTGTAATAATTGGACCGAACCATACCGGCATGGGTAGTGGTGTTTCAATAATGAATGAAGGGAAATGGGTTACACCACTTGGAGAATTATCTATCAATTCTGAAGTAGCCAAGAAAATATGCGATGCTTCAGATATTGTTGATATTGATGAAGAAGCCCATCTTCATGAACACTCTATTGAGGTTCAAATTCCATTTCTTCAGTATCTGTATGGCAAGAAAATAAGTTTCGTTCCTATATGTATGATGATGCAGGATCTGGACACAAGCATAAATCTAGGCGAAGCTATTTCGAAATCCATCTATGATAAGAACGCATTAGTAATAGCATCTTCTGATATGACACACTATGAAGAAGGCAAAATCGCGAAAGAAAAAGACCGAGACGCGATAGATGCAATATTGAAGCTTGATGAAGTAGCATTATTTAATGTTATAGAATCAAAAATGATCTCTATGTGTGGATATGGCCCAGTAATGTCAACGATTGTTTATGGGAAAAAAATCGGAGCTAAAAAAGCTGAATTAATATCCTATAGGACCAGCGGTGATACTACAAGAGACCATTCCTCCGTAGTTGGGTATGCTTCACTAATTTTTTACCAGTAGAAGGCATGTTAAGCACTTCTAGTGTGTTTCGTCATGATTCTTTCTAAAGTAACGAATTCAATAGATTTTACAAGCTCCAAATAGATCTATTGATGAAATT
It includes:
- the amrB gene encoding AmmeMemoRadiSam system protein B, with amino-acid sequence MKVRNPSQAGAFYPGTESSLIAEIERCFLHEFGPGKIPKTSSNPIRSIKALIVPHAGYIYSGAVAAHSYYALASEGTPDCIVIIGPNHTGMGSGVSIMNEGKWVTPLGELSINSEVAKKICDASDIVDIDEEAHLHEHSIEVQIPFLQYLYGKKISFVPICMMMQDLDTSINLGEAISKSIYDKNALVIASSDMTHYEEGKIAKEKDRDAIDAILKLDEVALFNVIESKMISMCGYGPVMSTIVYGKKIGAKKAELISYRTSGDTTRDHSSVVGYASLIFYQ
- the rpsB gene encoding 30S ribosomal protein S2, which encodes MSEENGETLRTDNLLLPLEELLASGLHIGTRIKTGDMEEYIYRVRPDGLFILNVGKANERIALAAKFISRFDPSGVIVISSRLYGRTPVKKFCEMTRTIPVVGRFLPGLISNPLQPKHIEPQLVVVTDPRADRQAMKEASLAGVPVLALCDTDNSFSYIDLAIPVNNKGRRALAMTYWLLARQILRERKEIDMEGNIQLSIDDFETKLTTTSPKIGSEI
- a CDS encoding DNA-directed RNA polymerase subunit N; this encodes MMIPVRCFTCGKVIGDKWEDFKKKIAEGEEVGKILDELKIKRYCCRRTFISHIEVLEELLKYSKLPEDEDSNSF
- a CDS encoding 50S ribosomal protein L18e → MKARTTNPESQNLIKFLNKQAKVNKVKIWKSLADYLSKSKRSNIVVNIGKLVRFSSDGDTVAVPGKVLGSGLLTHKLSVAAFNFTPVAQTKIEAAGGKCIDFYELVNKNPKGSNIKIMR
- a CDS encoding phosphopyruvate hydratase, with the translated sequence MLNPELTIENFQARKVFDSRGSETIEVGIFTKKGFGRFSAPSGASTGRWEVQSYSKEGINASFKILNGELKSKLIGMSTEDQKGIDDILHEIDGTENFGRIGGNVALAISVSSALAAASSKNIPLFQQLSSIHRTALPHPLGNVIGGGLHAKGDKTDIQEFLVLPLRAKTITEAALANIGIHRELTNLLEKEQVRIGGKGDEGAWIAGLETTKALEVIDNACKKVEENSDVKMGIGMDVAASTLWNKENNHYDYKKDGRKLDTGEQIEFILSLIEEFNLVYVEDPLHEDDFESFGELTKKANKALICGDDLFATNIQRLELGLKHNAGNAIIIKPNQVGTLSDTFKTAKEAESHGYVTITSHRSGETCEPIISHLAVALNSPIIKCGVLGGERVSKVNELIRIEEILGEKAKLADIKL
- a CDS encoding 30S ribosomal protein S4; the encoded protein is MGDPKKQRKKYVSSKNPWSKDQIEVETKLSGEYGLRNRRELWRYRTMLSNIRGIARSLLGETEEERLRIEPVFLKKLSRLGILPEEAKIDDILDLDIRDLLERRLQTIVYRLGLAKTIYQARQIITHRHIEVSGRAVSVPGYIVRRLDEANIGYSPNSMLSDKTHPLREFEASSAPKEPQQE
- a CDS encoding DNA-directed RNA polymerase subunit D, producing MKISILEQDSDSMSFILSDVSISFANAIRRIMMAEVPTMAIEDVMIFENTSVMFDEVLSHRLGLIPLKTDLKSYSTPEECDCESELGCNKCRASFTLDVDAGEEPRVVYSGDLKPDDPDIKPVSEKILIVKLAPGQKLKFEAYAKLGRGLDHAKYQPVSASTYRFNPIVKVDLKKCDGCGECVKFCPKNVFAIENSRLVVKNEINCILCNECIRHCPIEPSPIKISWDDKSFIFYVESTGSLSAKEIINEAVNILQKKAELVIEHAKKMK
- a CDS encoding 50S ribosomal protein L13, with translation MSEDPIIIDATDSILGRLASYAAKRALEGYRIIILNAEKAIISGNKRNIIQEAKKKLGTRTLGSQKKAPIHPRRPDLYVRRVIRGMLPRKKTKGKEAFSRITVFINVPEKYANENIIKVPKADASRIQHKYITVGDLSKEIGGS
- a CDS encoding 30S ribosomal protein S13, giving the protein MSKEYRHIVRIMGKDIDGTKYILNGLTNIKGIGKSLANAIIRTGEIRPNARVGYLTESEVEKLEKVIGELGGSGVPAFILNRQKDLDSGRDMHLVGPDLELKIKTDIDFMRELKTWKGVRHSFGLKVRGQRTKSTGRKGKAVGVKKKTLIASARAK
- a CDS encoding 30S ribosomal protein S9, which codes for MSERKKSIIVTGKRKTAIAKAVLKPGSGNVTVNGFPIDIINPEIAKEKMMEPILLAGDKAKSIDMRVNVRGGGFMGQAEAVRMALARGLVKWNRSTQLKRIFTQYDRTMIAGDPRQTEPKKFGGPGPRRKRQKSYR